In Devosia sp. XK-2, one DNA window encodes the following:
- a CDS encoding putative glycolipid-binding domain-containing protein, whose amino-acid sequence MTLNRSIRWRGLHLQTLEHCHVIANGRDTRIRGTIIGPDFGLFYRLKLDENGHTRTVKIERTDGKTLELFADGAGGWSDDRAEPISALRGCIDVDIWPTALTNSLPIWRQDWQDNQQVSFAMAWIDATDLSFKRSEQIYARLDATHFRYQSDNFEAVLDVDADGLVTNYPSLFRLAD is encoded by the coding sequence ATGACCCTCAACCGATCCATCCGCTGGCGCGGCCTGCATCTGCAAACCCTCGAACACTGCCACGTCATTGCCAATGGTCGCGACACGCGCATTCGCGGCACCATTATCGGCCCAGATTTTGGCCTGTTCTATCGGCTCAAGCTCGATGAAAACGGCCATACCCGAACCGTAAAAATCGAGCGAACCGACGGCAAGACACTTGAGCTATTCGCCGATGGCGCTGGCGGCTGGTCAGATGATCGGGCCGAACCCATTTCGGCCCTGCGCGGCTGCATTGATGTCGACATCTGGCCGACGGCCCTGACCAATTCCCTGCCCATCTGGCGACAGGACTGGCAGGACAACCAGCAGGTGTCCTTCGCCATGGCCTGGATTGACGCAACTGACCTCTCGTTCAAGCGCTCCGAGCAGATTTATGCCCGGCTCGATGCCACCCATTTCCGCTACCAGTCCGACAATTTCGAAGCCGTGCTGGATGTCGACGCCGATGGGCTGGTCACGAACTATCCCAGCCTATTCCGCTTGGCAGACTGA
- a CDS encoding anthrone oxygenase family protein: MHVLILPISLLALLLSGGIFGFFYAWVCSTMWGLDAADPRVAIEAMQAMNASVRNAVFAPAFFGTPIVALAAAALAWLDSRHRAAVAFGAAGILYLFGAFAVTMVVNVPMNAALAQVVIPVDIETAGQVWTAYSAPWQFWNALRTVVSGLSLMLVGWGLVMLKRR, translated from the coding sequence ATGCACGTTCTGATCCTGCCGATCTCGCTTCTGGCCCTGCTGTTGAGCGGAGGGATATTTGGCTTCTTCTACGCCTGGGTCTGCTCCACCATGTGGGGGTTGGATGCCGCCGACCCACGCGTTGCGATTGAGGCCATGCAAGCCATGAATGCCAGTGTGCGAAACGCTGTGTTCGCTCCGGCCTTTTTCGGCACACCGATTGTGGCGCTCGCTGCGGCGGCGTTGGCCTGGTTGGACAGTCGACACCGTGCTGCCGTTGCATTTGGTGCAGCCGGCATTCTCTATCTATTCGGCGCGTTTGCCGTGACGATGGTGGTCAATGTCCCAATGAACGCGGCGCTGGCGCAGGTCGTTATTCCCGTCGATATCGAAACGGCCGGGCAGGTCTGGACGGCCTATTCGGCACCCTGGCAATTCTGGAACGCGCTGCGCACTGTGGTCTCAGGTCTCAGCCTGATGCTGGTGGGGTGGGGCCTTGTGATGCTCAAGCGTCGCTGA
- a CDS encoding TetR/AcrR family transcriptional regulator, with protein sequence MTDSESIRRAEIENAAYAVMSEVGYKSASLLAIAKRAKASTETLYRWYGSKPGLFAALVEGNAARVSALIDNVLEQQGDPLAGLERLGPALLGMLTGDRAIALNRAAAVDAAETGQLGPLLAHHGREEVASRLDRLLLRAKEAGQVSFDTVAEARDTYFNLLIGDLQVRRVTGAMPVPSDDVLAKRSVHALACFLQLYSAQPGA encoded by the coding sequence ATGACTGACTCTGAGAGCATACGTCGGGCCGAAATCGAGAATGCCGCTTATGCGGTGATGAGCGAGGTCGGGTACAAATCGGCCTCCCTGCTGGCCATTGCCAAGCGCGCCAAGGCTTCGACTGAAACGCTCTATCGCTGGTATGGCAGCAAGCCGGGTTTGTTTGCGGCCCTGGTGGAGGGCAATGCCGCACGCGTTAGCGCCTTGATCGACAATGTGCTGGAGCAGCAGGGCGATCCGTTGGCCGGTCTCGAACGGCTCGGTCCGGCGCTTTTGGGCATGCTCACCGGCGACCGGGCCATTGCCCTTAATCGCGCGGCGGCCGTGGATGCCGCCGAAACCGGGCAACTTGGCCCGCTTCTGGCACACCATGGACGGGAAGAAGTGGCATCGCGACTGGACCGGCTGCTGCTGCGCGCCAAAGAGGCGGGGCAAGTCTCATTCGACACGGTTGCGGAGGCGCGCGACACCTATTTCAACCTGCTTATTGGCGATCTGCAGGTGCGCCGGGTGACGGGCGCCATGCCCGTGCCGAGCGACGACGTGCTCGCGAAGCGCAGTGTGCACGCCCTAGCCTGTTTTCTTCAACTGTATTCAGCCCAGCCGGGCGCATAG